One window of Lepeophtheirus salmonis chromosome Z, UVic_Lsal_1.4, whole genome shotgun sequence genomic DNA carries:
- the LOC121130105 gene encoding uncharacterized protein has translation MKYFALCTLVLCSAISIDAGVFSRRAGRNSPPISSYGAGQVGAASSFNQVTTSFGGSAGGASSGPAAPVVAIISESNNAPGTLGDNSDFDNSFESENGIRQESSGSTVSIGEDSVVVMKGSYEYIGDDGQTYVVDWIADENGFQPSAAHLPKEVPIPFPEIAEAVEAQIAFAAQEDAAAGGSSFNGGFQGQSSGFQGQSSGFSGLGQQNFASSNQVQSSAPLTSYGG, from the exons atgaaatatttt GCTCTTTGTACCTTAGTTCTCTGTTCCGCCATCAGTATTGATGCTGGAGTATTCTCCAGAAGAGCTGGTCGTAACTCACCTCCAATCAGCTCATACGGAGCTGGACAAGTAGGAGCCGCTTCATCCTTTAACCAAGTCACAACCTCATTCGGTGGATCCGCTGGAGGAGCTTCATCTGGACCCGCTGCCCCCGTTGTTGCTATCATCAGTGAATCTAACAATGCTCCCGGAACTCTTGGAGACAACAGCGACTTTGACAACTCTTTCGAATCCGAAAATGGTATCAGACAAGAATCTTCTGGGTCCACTGTCAGCATTGGAGAAGATTCAGTCGTTGTTATGAAGGGATCTTACGAATACATTGGGGATGATGGTCAAACATACGTCGTCGACTGGATTGCTGATGAGAATGGTTTCCAACCCTCTGCTGCTCATCTCCCCAAGGAAGTCCCAATCCCCTTCCCCGAAATTGCTGAAGCCGTCGAAGCTCAAATCGCTTTTGCTGCCCAAGAAGATGCTGCCGCTGGAGGATCTAGCTTCAATGGTGGATTCCAAGGACAATCCAGTGGATTCCAAGGACAATCCAGTGGATTCTCAGGACTTGGACAACAAAACTTTGCTTCTTCGAACCAAGTACAATCTTCAGCTCCTTTGACCAGTTATGGTGGTTAA